A single region of the Deinococcus sp. KNUC1210 genome encodes:
- the coxB gene encoding cytochrome c oxidase subunit II → MSTYPVFSPASSLAQPITDLTRLTFWLGLGVFLIVALVLGYFMWRYRHRGADGEPGQVFGNTTDEVSWIVAAVLLVAFLLFMTVRVAAASSPATDTRTPDIYVVAHQWYWEFRTPDGAASSGELHIPAGQRVLLDLTSTDVIHDFSAPQLARKIDVIPGQHNRLWIEAAQPGTFSGVCNEFCGPEHAWMRFVVIAEPLAEYRAHQAVQAAAAALPSASNASAVRGAQVFGRVQCGACHQVRGQPSAFPHSGAVGPDLTHFASRRILAGGVLTNTPEHLRQWLRNTQDIKPGARMPTLPLSESEISDLSSYLEALK, encoded by the coding sequence ATGAGTACCTATCCGGTCTTCAGCCCGGCGTCGTCGCTGGCCCAGCCGATCACAGACCTGACGCGCCTGACCTTCTGGCTGGGTCTGGGCGTCTTTCTGATCGTCGCGCTGGTGCTGGGTTACTTCATGTGGCGGTACCGTCACCGTGGGGCCGACGGCGAACCCGGACAGGTGTTCGGCAACACCACCGACGAGGTTTCCTGGATTGTCGCAGCTGTTCTGCTCGTCGCCTTTCTGCTGTTCATGACGGTCCGGGTGGCGGCAGCCTCCTCTCCTGCCACCGACACCCGCACGCCAGACATCTATGTGGTGGCGCACCAGTGGTACTGGGAATTCCGCACGCCAGACGGCGCGGCGTCGAGCGGTGAACTCCATATTCCAGCCGGGCAACGGGTGCTGCTGGACCTCACCAGTACCGATGTCATTCACGATTTTTCCGCGCCCCAGCTCGCACGCAAGATCGATGTCATTCCGGGCCAGCACAACCGGCTGTGGATCGAGGCGGCCCAACCGGGCACGTTCAGCGGTGTGTGCAACGAATTCTGCGGGCCGGAGCACGCCTGGATGCGTTTCGTGGTCATCGCTGAGCCGCTGGCCGAGTACCGCGCCCATCAGGCTGTACAGGCAGCCGCAGCTGCTCTGCCGAGCGCGTCGAATGCCTCGGCGGTTCGGGGAGCACAGGTCTTCGGGCGGGTGCAGTGCGGCGCGTGCCATCAGGTGCGCGGTCAGCCCTCTGCCTTTCCTCACTCCGGAGCCGTCGGCCCCGATCTCACGCACTTCGCCTCGCGCCGCATCCTGGCAGGCGGCGTTCTGACCAATACCCCGGAACACCTGCGGCAGTGGCTCCGGAACACGCAGGACATCAAGCCGGGTGCCAGGATGCCCACTCTTCCGCTGTCCGAATCCGAGATCAGCGATCTCAGCAGCTATCTGGAGGCCCTCAAGTGA
- a CDS encoding cbb3-type cytochrome c oxidase subunit I — protein MSQRAPAFPKTSARRPSAVWKVLTSTDHKSIGLTYMGVAAVFLVLGGLEALVMRLQLAVPGNRLLAGETYDRFLTMHGTTMIFFVLLPLLLGFTNYLLPLQIGARDMAFPRMNAFSLWLLVGGGLLLYLSPLTGAPSQGWFSYAPLSETPFTPQRGVDLWSAALIVGGYGTTLTAVNVLVTGARLRMRGMLYKRLPMFAWMSWINGFIILFALPCLTAVLLMLEVDRLLGAGLFTRGDPVLWQHYFWLFGHPEIYLLILPAWGLISEIIPVFSRKPIFGYEFVAWSTVAIAFLSFAVYAHHMFAVGLGWPVELAFGTTSMLIAIPTGIKVFNWLATMWKGSVRYTLPMLYAAAFIVQFTFGGVSGVTFAVVPIDWQLTDTYYVVAHFHYVLFGGSLFAVLAGLHYLYPKFTGRFLDERLGRWGFWLNVIGFNGVFLVQHLLGLMGMPRRVYTYPDLPGWGALNLFSTVSGFVLGVGLLLLLVNLIRSRTHGRLAGRDPWNGWTLEWLTDSPPQEGNFSQLPPLHSRRPLWDLKHPDDMDHVRPRRHDKNGHIREEERGHQ, from the coding sequence GTGAGCCAGCGCGCCCCGGCGTTTCCGAAGACCTCTGCCCGCCGCCCGTCGGCAGTCTGGAAGGTCCTGACCTCCACCGATCACAAGAGCATCGGCCTGACGTATATGGGGGTGGCCGCCGTCTTTCTGGTGCTCGGTGGTCTCGAAGCGCTGGTGATGCGTCTTCAGCTCGCGGTTCCCGGCAACCGGCTGCTCGCCGGAGAGACCTACGACCGCTTTCTGACGATGCACGGCACCACCATGATCTTCTTCGTGCTGCTGCCGCTGCTCCTCGGCTTCACCAACTATCTGCTGCCGCTTCAGATCGGCGCACGCGACATGGCCTTTCCGCGCATGAACGCCTTCTCGCTGTGGTTGCTGGTCGGCGGCGGCCTGCTGCTGTATCTCAGCCCCCTGACCGGCGCACCGTCGCAGGGCTGGTTCAGTTACGCGCCGCTGAGCGAGACGCCCTTTACCCCGCAGCGAGGCGTGGACCTGTGGTCGGCGGCGCTGATCGTCGGCGGGTACGGCACCACGCTCACCGCCGTCAACGTCCTCGTGACCGGAGCGCGGCTGCGGATGCGCGGCATGCTCTACAAGCGCCTGCCGATGTTCGCCTGGATGTCGTGGATCAACGGCTTCATCATTCTCTTCGCCCTGCCGTGCCTGACGGCGGTGCTGCTGATGCTGGAAGTCGACCGACTGCTGGGCGCAGGGCTGTTCACCCGTGGCGATCCGGTGCTCTGGCAGCACTACTTCTGGCTGTTCGGTCATCCCGAGATCTATCTGCTGATTCTGCCCGCCTGGGGACTGATCAGCGAGATCATCCCGGTCTTCTCCAGAAAGCCGATCTTCGGTTACGAATTCGTGGCCTGGTCGACGGTGGCGATTGCCTTTCTGAGTTTCGCGGTCTATGCCCATCACATGTTCGCGGTCGGACTGGGCTGGCCGGTGGAACTGGCGTTCGGGACGACCTCCATGCTGATCGCCATTCCCACCGGGATCAAGGTCTTCAACTGGCTCGCGACGATGTGGAAGGGCAGCGTGCGCTACACCCTACCGATGCTGTACGCCGCCGCGTTCATCGTGCAGTTCACCTTCGGCGGGGTATCGGGCGTGACCTTCGCGGTGGTGCCTATCGACTGGCAGCTGACCGATACCTATTACGTGGTCGCGCACTTTCATTACGTGCTGTTCGGCGGCTCGCTGTTCGCGGTGCTGGCCGGGCTGCATTACCTGTATCCAAAGTTCACGGGCCGCTTCCTCGACGAACGCCTGGGCCGCTGGGGATTCTGGCTCAATGTCATCGGCTTCAACGGTGTCTTTCTGGTGCAGCACCTGCTGGGCCTGATGGGAATGCCGCGCCGCGTCTACACCTATCCGGATCTGCCCGGCTGGGGCGCACTGAATCTCTTCTCGACGGTCAGCGGCTTCGTGCTGGGCGTGGGCCTGCTGTTGCTGCTCGTCAATCTGATTCGCAGCCGCACCCACGGCAGACTGGCTGGCCGTGACCCCTGGAACGGCTGGACGCTGGAATGGCTGACCGACAGTCCGCCGCAGGAGGGGAATTTCAGTCAGCTGCCGCCGCTGCATTCCCGGCGGCCCCTGTGGGACCTGAAGCATCCGGACGATATGGACCACGTTCGTCCGCGCCGTCACGACAAGAACGGCCATATCCGGGAAGAGGAACGGGGGCACCAGTGA
- a CDS encoding cytochrome c oxidase subunit 3, with the protein MQSDRASRTHLGMLAFLASDAVIFLLMLVSNIYLRRSEAHGGQSLLEPGRMLVFSVLLWGSSGVLLLAERQRGRGDRVGAGTLYLVTALLGAVFALAQGLEWRSLAAQGGTISSSLFFSTFYTTTGLHGLHVLLGLPVLLALALLSWTGQIGRRAPGVAAAVLYWHFVDAVWLVLYLVFYVWRGP; encoded by the coding sequence ATGCAGTCTGACAGGGCCTCACGCACGCATCTGGGCATGCTGGCGTTTCTGGCGAGCGACGCCGTGATCTTTCTGCTGATGCTGGTCTCGAACATCTATCTGCGGCGCAGCGAGGCGCACGGCGGTCAGAGCCTGCTGGAACCGGGCCGGATGCTGGTCTTCAGCGTGCTGCTCTGGGGATCGAGCGGCGTCCTGCTGCTGGCCGAGCGGCAGCGTGGTCGGGGCGACCGCGTGGGAGCGGGCACGCTGTACCTCGTCACGGCCCTGCTCGGCGCGGTCTTTGCGCTCGCTCAGGGTCTGGAATGGCGCTCACTGGCCGCGCAGGGCGGAACAATTAGCTCCAGTCTGTTCTTCTCGACCTTCTACACCACCACCGGGCTGCACGGACTGCACGTGCTGCTGGGGCTGCCGGTGCTGCTGGCCCTGGCCCTGCTGAGCTGGACCGGACAGATCGGACGGCGTGCGCCGGGCGTGGCCGCTGCCGTGCTGTACTGGCATTTTGTGGATGCCGTGTGGCTAGTGCTGTATCTGGTGTTCTACGTCTGGAGGGGGCCGTGA
- a CDS encoding c-type cytochrome, with product MRKSLLPVLGVVLGVLAVAGRGAGSQGLTRLPAAAASAETDPGRLAAQIGCPLCHGQRGESPLSNIPSLAGQRPAWLEARLRTFRHLGLTGGDGVMPRYARNLSDQQITALATAYSRDPLPVPPRLVQASEVARGQTLYEQGDPARQVLPCATCHGPTGAGTATPLIPSLTGQHAGYVAYRLGVYRHLPARQGEPEAQAMRTVARSLSDADIRAVAAYAEQLPARSFR from the coding sequence ATGAGGAAAAGCCTGCTGCCCGTGTTGGGCGTGGTGCTGGGCGTGCTCGCCGTGGCGGGGCGCGGCGCGGGAAGTCAGGGTCTGACGCGTCTTCCGGCGGCGGCTGCCAGCGCTGAGACAGATCCGGGCAGGCTCGCGGCACAGATCGGCTGCCCGCTCTGTCATGGACAGCGTGGAGAATCACCCCTGTCCAACATCCCCTCGCTGGCCGGACAGCGCCCGGCGTGGCTGGAGGCCAGACTGCGAACCTTCCGGCATCTCGGGCTGACCGGGGGCGACGGCGTGATGCCCCGGTACGCCCGCAACCTCAGCGATCAGCAGATCACGGCGCTCGCCACCGCGTACAGCCGGGACCCGCTGCCCGTGCCGCCGCGTCTGGTACAGGCCAGCGAGGTGGCACGCGGCCAGACGCTGTACGAGCAGGGCGATCCGGCCAGACAGGTGCTTCCCTGCGCCACCTGCCACGGCCCGACCGGAGCCGGCACCGCGACCCCGCTGATTCCGTCGCTGACCGGCCAGCACGCCGGTTACGTCGCGTACCGGCTGGGAGTTTATCGCCACCTGCCTGCCCGACAGGGCGAGCCGGAAGCGCAGGCGATGCGAACCGTCGCCCGGTCGCTGAGCGACGCCGATATCCGCGCCGTCGCCGCCTACGCCGAGCAGTTGCCCGCCAGGAGCTTCCGGTGA
- a CDS encoding cytochrome c produces the protein MRYAALPAAVIGLAVVVAGAIYALQPAAPPEYPMPVGVPVSGSHLVDAHYCADCHGGKGQPTNASIPSLAGQQATFLYKNMLRFHHREGNIPNLRVTSMINVFPGLNSQQIADIASYYAAQKPVDAWPPVAGSEVAVARRLYLDGDSERQVVACQVCHGLNGRGDSARGTPALLHQSPGYALTYLQTVRASAPTDQAGQNAMHIETQHLTDDELKNLASYLATLTPKEGQP, from the coding sequence GTGAGGTACGCAGCTCTTCCGGCGGCGGTGATAGGGCTGGCGGTGGTGGTCGCCGGAGCGATCTACGCCCTGCAACCGGCTGCCCCGCCCGAATATCCGATGCCGGTCGGTGTTCCGGTTTCCGGCAGCCACCTCGTCGACGCTCATTACTGTGCCGACTGTCACGGCGGAAAGGGTCAGCCGACCAACGCCAGCATTCCCTCGCTGGCGGGGCAGCAGGCCACGTTCCTGTACAAGAACATGCTGCGGTTTCATCACCGAGAGGGCAACATTCCAAATCTGCGCGTCACCAGCATGATCAATGTCTTTCCGGGCCTCAACAGCCAGCAGATCGCCGATATCGCCAGCTACTACGCGGCCCAGAAGCCGGTCGATGCGTGGCCTCCAGTGGCGGGCAGTGAAGTGGCCGTGGCCCGGCGACTGTATCTGGACGGCGATTCAGAGCGGCAGGTGGTGGCCTGTCAGGTCTGTCACGGGCTGAACGGTCGGGGTGATTCCGCGCGCGGCACTCCGGCGCTGCTTCATCAGAGTCCCGGCTACGCCCTGACGTATCTGCAGACCGTCCGGGCATCTGCGCCCACCGATCAGGCCGGACAGAACGCCATGCACATAGAAACCCAGCACCTGACCGACGACGAACTGAAGAACCTCGCCAGTTATCTCGCCACCCTCACCCCGAAAGAAGGCCAACCATGA